AGGAAGGTCATGAACCAATATATGATCGTTAAGTAACGATTTTTCTCTAATAAGGTCTTCTTTTGTTGTTCTCAATATAGGAACAGTCCCCATTGGACATTCATCCTTACCCAATCCAAATATGGGTCTAGTTCCTAAAGTTTTCTGACTTGTCTCTCTAGTCACATTTTGAAAGTTGGGTTTTctctaaaaataaagaaataaagaaacaattttGAGAGCATGGAAACATTGGCAAAGAAGTGTTGAAAGTTAACCCCAAATAttggaaagaaaatgaaagtgaaATTTCTTTGTAATTAGAGGTTTTAATTATATACCTGCAACTTATGGCTCTTTAATAAAGGATGGTCAAATGATGGTTGTTTCAAAATGTCAATGCAATCAACAATGTGTCCGATCTTTGTCTTACAGATTCAAAGTAAAGCAAtacaaatgaaattattaaacgATGTAGTGTGGTATCAACTAATGGAAGCATATCATGAAATATCAGAAAGTTGAGACATACATGAATACTCTTAATAGGAGGCTTATTAATAAGCTCAAGTTTTCTCTCCAACTCCAAATCTTCCTTTAGTATAGATGGATTTCCGTCAACTTTATAAGTAACATGAGTATTTAACAAATACATAACAAACAACAATATATGGATCATCTTTTTCACAACTATTACCCAACACAATAGTTTGatgcacacacacatgcacatatataataaatagattGAAATATCCAAGGTcaaattaataacatttttagatGAATAATAAAGTCAAACATATGATGTATATAGTCATAActgtcataaaaaaaatgtataatactCATTTGGTTTCTTCtcatttatgattttaaatgtcaacaacatattttaaatataataactatcGTTACTTTTTACGTagcaattaatataatatttaatattttgatatttattatttattatttattatataatatatgacAGTTATTagcatttattatatatctttattaacttttaatagTTATAtgtcatttataattttaataatatataaatatatataataatcataataaattcattaaaatactcaAAATGAAGTTAATAACATTGTTAAATGAATAACGAAGTAAAACATTTACTGCATATAAGAATGATAATGGATGGGGACGAGTTTAATTAACTCATACTCATCTCTagagaaaaaattcatcatcatccCCGTACCAAAATTCAATggatatatatattataaggtCACTTGATAGAATGAGTGTTTTAAGAATTTAAGTAGGGACAGGGATATGGTAGGATGAGTATTATGGGGGGTGTGGGAACGAGGACGAAGCAAATATTTACTTCTCCATACCCAATTGAGAAGTCGGGTAGTCCCCATACTCATATCTATATCCAGTCAAGGTGTGGATTTTCCATCACAACAAGAATGTGTTCGGGCAATATCCACAGGAacatatttatttgtcatctctagcTACATAAGATCTCGAATGCCATAAAAAGATGTGGAATGTTCATTTGACTTCTTCTCgtttatgattttaaatcttttatataaaatttgaaaaatatatttaacatgtaATAACTATTGTATGTTACTTTTTATACAGTAATTAATTCACAACATTTGatatttagtatttattacTTATTGTATGGCATTTATTAGCGTTTATTATAtgtctatattaatttttataattatatatatatatatatatatatatatatataatactgtataaaatattttatgaaaagttAATAACAGTTTTAGATGAAtagtaaaatatgtatatagTTAGGAGAGtcataaaatatgtataatacttatttgtttcttcttatgattttaagtttatttaagatATAATTACGTATgttacttatttaatatttggtatttattacacatttattaatatttattatatatctttattaacttttaataaatatatgctatttataattttattgttataaaataaaactaataatagaaagaagaagaaaagaaataaggCATAATGAAGTGAAGAGTAATTTTTGTATATGTCTTATTACTAATAGGAAGGATTCTATCTATAGATCCAAGATGTAGCCTAAAGGATACATatcaaatagttaatacaactgtttacataaagagtatttaatcatatgaaggagtatcaatcatatcaatAATATGAGTACTtctatcaaatcaatggacgaccattaataaATAACACTCCTCCTtggtgtccattgataagaaTGTGTCTTATTAAAGCCTTACTAAGAAAAATCCTTTGGGATAAAAGCCTAATGCAATAAAAggagtacaacattctgtattctttaatacaatattgttcatcacatattttatttccccccctcatgtaaacttacatcattatgATGACGAAGTCCaaacttgtgaatcatttgctcaaaagtttttcttggcaaaaactttataaatagacCTGCCAAATTTTAACATGaatgaatcttttggatatCTGTCATCCTTTGTATTTAACAATACactatttctttatatatagttgTTGATCCCATCTTTGTTGAGGATAggcacaagtttcttgcacatgttgaattatagaccttaaccaaacacattcacaACTTACCTCATGTAACAAAAAGATTTTATATGATTAGACAATGTTGTTACTATGGTTTATTTAATATACCATCATGAAATCATTGTGCTATCGCATGTAAACAAATATCCCTCAAcgtaacgaagtatatgtttcACTGcaatccattttcttcttgtagttgaagaattatatcttgcttaacaaatttacaacaaacacaaaattaggtcgagtataattagtaAGATACATTAGTCTTCCTATGAGACAAATATATGGTACTTCTAGATCAataagatcttcatcattttcttgagttCTAAGAAGAtcctttatcaacatctaacaacctcacaactattggagtgcataatggatgtgacttgtccatttagaacattttaagcaccttaattatataagtctcttgatgtataaaaacacctttatttaaatactcaatttttaatctcaaacaaaactttgcccttcaaagatcattcatctcaaattctttctttaagcaatcaatttcctttgtgagctcattaggagttccaacgatgtttatgtcatctacataaataataattatgtcaATTTCATTccttaatattttcatataaatacaaggacaaaaagAATCATTTCTATATCATTCTTTTAACAAATACTTAATAAGACGATTATAGCACACACGACttgattgctttaatcaataagaggacttgttcaattttattgaataaccctctttagaatttacCTTGTTGGGGAAATTAAATTCTTcaaggattttcatataaatatcattctcaAGAGAACTATacaaataggttgtaacatcatccattagatgcaAATGCAGACCTTGTTGTGTAACTAGGATAATTATTGCattgttgttgcatccaataccaCTGAATGTCTTTTCACAAATAAATACTAGGTGTTGTGAGAAACCTTAAGCAATTAACTGTGCTTTGTATCTCACAATTTAAtcattcttattttgtttttgtgcaaAAATTCATATGTACCCAACGAGTTTCACACCCTCGGGTGTGCAAACTataggtccaaaaacctttcatttagcaagcaaatataattatgtttcTTTGTAGATTTTCATTTTGGacaatcatttctttgtcgacaatcttcaatgatcattggttattgatcctcattgtcattcataacattcatcactatatgtaaaaatttcgtcaatgttaacttcattttggttccatattatatgattcatgacataatttattgagatatcatcattttgaaaaattttaggTACCTGAGTTCTTCTAGAaccaaatcattaattatgtcaaatgaatcttttgggatttccaccttttcgattaggtcatctagcattttatcttattttctcaattgaaagtttttatctttggaaccaataggcctAACATGCTTCAAGCCTGTGTTTGGAACCAACCGACCTACCATGCTTCAGgaatgttatgaattaatattaaatataattggaGCATTAGTAgctgatatatatatatgatttggTTACCTTTTTTGTTAGTAAGAACATTTGGTAATTGAttaactaattttgtaaatgaattatcctttgaacttacagttcacattcttttgtacaAGGATCAAGacaagataatgataattcattccaaccaatatcattttccaattgttttctttctccccctaatgttggtaaaacttattcatcaaagtgATAGTCGAAAAATCAAACTTTAAATAAGTCTCTTGTTGgtagttcaagatattttattattaagggagaatcatatccaacatatattttcaatcatctttgaggacccatcatagtccatTTTGGTAGAGAAATTAGAACATATACACCAtacccaaaaattcttaaatgaaaaaattaggTTACTGACTAAAAACCAATTGAAtaatagagtatttgtgataacttgttggcttGATGTGTATCAATACTACAACATGCAAAATTGCATATCCtcaagtagtcattggaagattagctctcATAAGCAATGATCTTGCAACAAATTTTAGACATTTTGTTAATAATTCcacaagtccattttgagtatgaacatgtgctactggatgttcaaTTTCAACTCTAATTGATATACAATGCTCATGAAAAGCATGAGAACTAATTTCATCAGTATTATCAACACATAATTTCTTAATCAGATAATCTAGGAAGTAAGCTCttaattgtgctaataactttgCAAATACCTATTTGCGAGttgataataatgaaatatgtgaccatctagttgatgcatcaattaaaactatgaaatatctaaatgatccacatggtgggtaTTGGACCACGAATATCACCCTATACTCGTTCTGAAAAttagattgactcatttctaatttttcagGTGATGGTCTTATTGTCAACTTTCCTTTGTGAACATACAGTACATGAGAACTTATTGGTCTaaagaattttgttttttactcttAAGTGtgtgtccacatgagtttttcaacttgttttttctttacatCATAATATATAGTTCAAGATGACCCAactgatcatgccaaacaaggaATTCATTTTGATTCATAAACTTTTGGTTTTCCATGAGATGCATTTTAATTGTAGAAATATATCCGTAGTAAAAACCATCCAATTGCTCATGTCGAaaaaggcattgattttgattcgtaaacttctCGTTTTCCATGACATGCAtcttaattgtactaatatatgtgtAAACCGTAAGAGAAGGttaataatttctccaatacacataattttttattcaacttaattatagtgatataaagatatttcatgtcttcttcattgtttgtctcaatatgatatccatttagacaaatattcttgaaacttaataagtttctattaaaGTTGTTGGTACAAGTATAGTAGCTCTTCTGgagccttcaaatatatttgtagtattAGAAATAATGctaacattgacttctcgcattaccaaacaagagaaaaagttATTACTTTttagaattgtatgagttgttgcactattAATAAGACATATATCCTCATCATTAGTGTTAGTGCCaacattcattcttcatataaacataaatatcaatattagataTTACTACGTAAGAGGCGAAGAAGAATAAAACATTTAGATGATTTTATTGATCaagaaaaacttatatataagaaacatgaatcatgaaacaaatataaagcattatcttaaaattaagaacataatatgagaaaatctatttttttaacactctcatcaCCAATGAGGTTATCAATGCTTCCTTCCATTTggtttattaaagaaaataacaataacaagaTGAGTAGCACCCATAtagccataatcagaatcaccatcttcataagcagagtgtgtttctattttcttttccttatattttaaaatgcttTTATGTACGACAAGTACAACTTCAATGGTCTTTACCACCATAATGATAACTTATATTCTCATAttatttgtcattatttttcacatttttattttccctttttcacattattgttccACTTCTACTaataaaatgtgtctttgaaatttcctttataatcATGTCGATAATCACTATCACgaccatgaaaatataaatcaaatgttgttgcattcacttcttggaatggagcagaaccaattgttcagccacaagaaggtatcaaataaattcataatatttgtgaaatctatTTTCATGATATTGTTGTTGCAAGAGCAAATTACTTGCTCAGatgctttatttatttctttaatggcATCACCAAGACCCATTGcgtctaaatatatttcaacatccaatatctaatataagtaattcttcctcgtaatatcaagggtcacaaattcaaaatttgcaaggtttgacatatttaaaaaagcacataaaataatattaataataatcataataatagtaataataatagtaatcataataataataataataataataagacaaagATGAAGATTGATAAATTCAAACCATacttataacaaaaataagaatataagataaaattgtaaatgaagaAAGGATAAGAAAGAGTCTGGATTAAGACACGCAAAACATTGTCCTTAGAGAAAAAATACTTCCACTAGCGCTCAATTTCttggagcatcgtgctgataacgtgttataaaataaagctaataatatagaaaagaaagaaaggaagaagacAAAATGGAGAGTAACTTTTATGtgtgtcttattattgatacgaagagtcatatttatagatacaagATGTAACTGAAGGATAGAAATCAtatagttaatataaatatttacataaagagtagtTAATCATATGAATGAGTATCAATCacatcaatcatatgagtatatgtatcaaatcaatggacgaccattaattcataaaactcccccttgagtgtccattaataagagggttattcaataaaattaatcaagtccttttattgattaaaggaATCAGAacgtatgtggtataaccgtctaaTTGAGGACTtgttaaaagaaggatatagaaATGATCCTTGTTGTcattgtatttatatgaaaatattagaaaatgaatttgccataattattatttatgtacaTGGCATAAACATTGttgaactcctaatgagctcgtCAATATCGCTATCgttaagcgatcaaattaaCACTACTTAACTCTAGCAACTTTAGTATTGCCAGGTTAATAGTGA
This portion of the Vigna unguiculata cultivar IT97K-499-35 chromosome 6, ASM411807v1, whole genome shotgun sequence genome encodes:
- the LOC114189244 gene encoding uncharacterized protein LOC114189244 isoform X2 — encoded protein: MIHILLFVMYLLNTHVTYKVDGNPSILKEDLELERKLELINKPPIKSIHTKIGHIVDCIDILKQPSFDHPLLKSHKLQRKPNFQNVTRETSQKTLGTRPIFGLGKDECPMGTVPILRTTKEDLIREKSLLNDHILVHDLPGVHIAEVSLKPNYGPYYGVGGTNSIFNPRVDTKLQISMSHLWVQNGPIESTNKISLGWHVIPQLYGDYATHYYTSWTSDNYKKTGCYNIRCAGFVQTNKEIYLGVPLDPVSHYGGPLYASPFSIS